From a single Francisella halioticida genomic region:
- a CDS encoding glycosyltransferase family 2 protein: protein MAEINLCVIVPVYKHGKQIYDTIKNISKFNLPIIIIDDGNDKTTKESIKKLDSKFSNIVKTVMLSTNKGKGSAVTIGAKIAFELNYTHILQIDADGQHNFTDIPLFIDKINKYPFDLVSGIPIYDDSIPKSRLHGRKITNFWVAIETWTLQIKEAMCGFRIYPLTPYMQVAKKRGFSKGMGFDIDIIVRMYWAGINIQFIDTKIIYPKNGYSNFRMFKDNVKISWTHTKLVAGMLLRIPILLTRRKFN, encoded by the coding sequence ATGGCTGAGATAAACTTATGTGTGATTGTGCCCGTATATAAGCACGGAAAGCAGATATATGATACGATAAAAAATATTTCCAAGTTTAACCTACCTATTATTATCATAGATGATGGTAATGATAAGACGACGAAAGAGTCCATCAAGAAGTTAGACTCAAAATTTAGTAATATAGTGAAAACGGTTATGCTTAGTACAAACAAAGGCAAAGGGTCAGCTGTAACAATTGGCGCAAAAATAGCTTTTGAGCTAAATTACACTCATATACTTCAAATAGATGCCGATGGACAGCATAACTTTACAGATATTCCATTATTTATAGATAAGATTAATAAGTACCCTTTTGACCTAGTATCTGGAATACCCATATATGATGATAGTATACCTAAAAGTAGACTTCACGGCCGTAAAATAACAAACTTTTGGGTAGCTATAGAAACATGGACATTACAAATAAAAGAGGCAATGTGTGGTTTTAGAATATACCCTCTGACACCTTATATGCAAGTGGCTAAAAAAAGAGGCTTTTCCAAAGGAATGGGATTTGATATTGATATAATTGTTAGAATGTATTGGGCAGGTATAAACATCCAATTTATAGATACAAAGATTATTTATCCAAAAAATGGTTACTCTAACTTTAGAATGTTTAAAGATAATGTCAAAATATCATGGACACATACTAAATTAGTAGCAGGCATGTTACTTAGGATCCCCATTCTACTAACAAGGAGAAAATTTAATTGA
- a CDS encoding MMPL family transporter, which produces MKDKYIIRFILWAIAIVISFIIFGLYIARNPNLNTNILALLPSQHSSPTLVSATSKFSNEISDNIIFLVGENNEQKAELAASKFSILLKKSNLFEKINTGISSTQELSWGSFYFPYRLQLLSPKDKDLLTSHNYERIYQNALANIYNPTGIVNRKLLNSDPFFTYQNFLFNLPKPSSKLKLNNSFLIAKKNNKYYVLIKTETKGKSFSLTSQKNLMNVIDTAINDVSRNDIEVLKTGMLFYANAGAQSAHHEVNTIGIGGLIGILLLIIFTFKSIKPFFFTVFSILCGFVAAFVVTHYIFGSVFLFTLVFGASLIGVSVDYAFFFYSEMLLAGKNSCSKKGLDKILSGITLALINIIIAFIIIGLVPFPGLRQLAIFAITGLSVSYFTVVCFFPYALSKVKYPAKHPILLHLSNGYLSFWKNLSIKICFVIFFSILILAMVGVYKTHSNDDIHILQPTSEKLIKQEAYIKQVIGSNIGLNYIIVLANSNKELIEKAHRTSSIIRKNFTNINHPLISISDYIPSINQQKENYDETKKLIHSKYMQQYLNKVGFTKAQQEQLVTNLNEISFSPLTLSHWLNNPISKQTSFLYLGEQPSNYKALAILLSKNIDISKLKELLTNQKNVYVIDDTKQISKIFGHYKSIISYVLIGVIFLLWIGLVLRYGFKKSLIYILVPILSCLSSIAILGIFDIPFTLFSILATILVLGISMDYVLFLAESHDHKFNSTMLALSLSAITTVLTFGLLSLSSTPAIEYFGITALTGITLAFILSPIVTKVTHEQ; this is translated from the coding sequence ATGAAAGATAAGTATATTATTCGGTTTATCCTATGGGCAATAGCTATTGTTATTAGCTTTATTATTTTTGGTCTATATATCGCCAGAAACCCTAATTTAAATACTAATATATTAGCATTACTACCCTCGCAGCACTCATCTCCAACTTTAGTATCCGCTACAAGTAAATTTTCAAATGAGATAAGTGATAATATTATATTTTTAGTAGGAGAAAATAATGAACAAAAAGCCGAATTAGCTGCTAGTAAGTTTAGCATCTTACTGAAAAAAAGTAATCTATTCGAAAAAATAAATACTGGTATTAGCTCTACACAAGAGCTTTCTTGGGGATCATTTTACTTTCCATACAGATTACAATTGCTAAGTCCCAAAGATAAGGATTTACTTACATCCCATAATTATGAAAGAATATACCAAAATGCTCTAGCAAATATTTATAACCCCACAGGAATAGTAAATAGAAAACTGCTAAATAGTGATCCTTTTTTTACATATCAAAATTTTTTGTTTAACCTCCCAAAACCAAGCTCTAAACTTAAATTAAATAACAGTTTTCTTATAGCAAAGAAAAATAATAAATATTATGTTCTAATAAAAACAGAAACCAAAGGTAAAAGCTTTTCCTTAACTTCTCAAAAAAATTTAATGAATGTCATAGATACTGCCATCAATGATGTTTCAAGAAATGACATAGAAGTATTAAAAACTGGTATGCTTTTTTACGCCAATGCTGGTGCGCAATCTGCTCACCATGAAGTAAACACTATAGGAATAGGTGGCTTGATTGGTATTTTATTACTAATAATATTTACATTTAAATCAATTAAGCCTTTCTTTTTTACAGTCTTCTCAATACTATGTGGCTTTGTTGCAGCGTTTGTAGTTACTCACTATATTTTTGGCAGTGTGTTTTTATTCACACTAGTCTTTGGAGCTAGTTTAATCGGAGTCTCAGTAGACTACGCTTTCTTTTTCTACTCTGAGATGCTTTTAGCAGGTAAGAACTCATGTTCAAAAAAAGGCTTAGATAAAATACTCTCTGGCATTACTCTGGCACTTATAAATATTATTATAGCTTTTATTATAATTGGGTTAGTACCTTTTCCTGGATTACGCCAGCTTGCCATATTTGCAATTACAGGGTTAAGTGTTTCATATTTTACTGTAGTTTGCTTTTTCCCTTATGCTCTTTCAAAAGTAAAATACCCAGCCAAACACCCTATATTATTACACCTTTCAAACGGATATTTATCTTTTTGGAAAAATTTAAGTATCAAAATTTGCTTTGTAATCTTTTTTAGTATACTTATATTAGCTATGGTAGGAGTTTATAAGACACATTCAAACGATGATATTCACATATTGCAGCCAACATCTGAAAAGCTTATAAAGCAAGAAGCATACATAAAACAAGTAATAGGAAGCAACATTGGCCTTAACTATATTATTGTTTTAGCTAATTCGAATAAAGAACTTATAGAAAAAGCCCATAGAACATCCAGTATAATAAGAAAGAACTTTACAAATATAAATCACCCTTTAATAAGTATTAGTGACTACATTCCGAGTATTAATCAACAAAAAGAAAACTATGATGAAACAAAAAAACTCATACATAGTAAATATATGCAACAATATTTAAATAAAGTAGGCTTTACAAAGGCTCAACAAGAACAGCTTGTTACAAACTTAAATGAGATCTCATTTTCTCCACTAACTCTTTCACACTGGCTAAATAATCCCATATCTAAACAAACAAGCTTCTTATATTTAGGAGAACAACCAAGTAACTACAAGGCCTTAGCTATACTATTATCAAAGAATATAGATATATCTAAACTCAAAGAGCTTTTGACTAATCAAAAAAATGTTTACGTAATCGACGATACTAAACAAATTAGCAAAATATTTGGACATTATAAATCAATAATATCTTATGTGTTAATTGGTGTAATATTTTTACTCTGGATTGGATTAGTTCTAAGATATGGTTTCAAAAAATCTCTTATTTATATTTTAGTACCTATACTATCTTGCTTATCCTCTATAGCTATACTTGGAATTTTTGATATCCCCTTTACTCTATTTAGCATACTTGCAACAATTTTGGTTTTGGGTATAAGTATGGATTATGTGCTATTTTTAGCAGAAAGTCATGATCATAAGTTTAATAGTACAATGTTAGCTTTATCATTATCCGCAATAACAACCGTTTTAACATTCGGATTATTATCTTTGAGCAGTACTCCCGCTATAGAGTACTTTGGAATTACAGCACTAACTGGTATTACTTTAGCATTTATCTTATCTCCAATAGTAACAAAGGTAACACATGAACAATAA
- a CDS encoding acyl-CoA thioesterase — protein MKQHSLFTYYFNMEIPFFDTDMLQIVWHGHYIKYFEMARCGMLEHINYDYIQMKNDGYAWPVVDVRLECIKPASFKQKIYIQCDLIEFEYRLKINHIIRDQSTDIKITEGSIVQLAVNIEKKETCFITPKQWQQKIKGLIENEKNNVIHS, from the coding sequence ATGAAACAACATAGTCTATTTACCTACTATTTCAATATGGAAATACCATTTTTTGATACAGACATGCTCCAGATTGTTTGGCATGGTCATTATATTAAATATTTTGAAATGGCTAGATGTGGCATGTTAGAACATATAAATTATGACTATATCCAGATGAAAAATGATGGATATGCTTGGCCTGTAGTGGACGTAAGACTAGAATGTATCAAACCAGCCTCATTTAAACAAAAAATATATATACAATGTGATCTTATAGAATTTGAGTATCGACTAAAAATAAATCACATCATAAGAGATCAAAGTACAGACATAAAAATCACAGAAGGCTCTATAGTTCAACTAGCAGTTAACATTGAAAAAAAAGAAACATGCTTTATAACCCCTAAACAATGGCAACAAAAAATAAAAGGTCTAATTGAAAATGAAAAAAATAACGTTATTCATTCTTAG
- a CDS encoding LolA family protein, whose product MKKITLFILSIFITIVSLYAAPASQNQDFISVEKQLTSNSNISGKFIQTRQISGLDNDLKSSGTFQLKGKNSLIWIQQKPIKIELKLSKNKLSQTIMDNPQNILTQEKQPVVFTFTNIFMSMLKGDASSINEYFNMKFKGNTDKWTIVLSPKSTPINKAIKKIILKGGKYITHIEVNDTQNNIIKIQLLNIKKNK is encoded by the coding sequence ATGAAAAAAATAACGTTATTCATTCTTAGCATTTTTATTACTATCGTATCTTTGTATGCAGCTCCTGCATCTCAAAATCAGGATTTCATATCTGTTGAAAAACAACTTACATCAAACTCAAATATTTCAGGAAAATTTATACAAACAAGACAAATTTCAGGTCTAGATAATGACCTTAAATCTTCAGGAACTTTTCAATTAAAAGGTAAGAACTCTTTAATTTGGATACAACAAAAGCCAATTAAGATTGAGCTAAAATTATCAAAAAATAAGCTTTCACAAACAATAATGGATAATCCTCAAAATATTCTTACCCAAGAAAAACAGCCTGTAGTCTTTACCTTTACAAATATTTTTATGTCTATGCTAAAAGGTGATGCCTCATCTATTAATGAGTACTTTAATATGAAATTTAAAGGTAATACAGATAAATGGACTATAGTACTTAGTCCAAAGTCTACACCTATTAATAAGGCTATAAAGAAAATAATCTTAAAAGGTGGAAAATATATTACACATATTGAAGTTAATGATACTCAAAATAACATAATAAAAATACAGTTACTCAATATAAAAAAGAATAAATAA
- a CDS encoding lysophospholipid acyltransferase family protein: MKKLNKLYRALAQGFCFLTFSFGGAILGYIYFPFISLFIKDDQSRVKHAQHIISYVFRFFIGMVHHLRVIRFQFENIEKLQQAKGCILIANHPTLIDYVAIVSRLKLCDNIVKHSLWQNFFFRHVIETAGYIPNLNPEQTISELNNIIAQGRNLLVFPEGTRSKPGKPLDFKRGASQLAIRTKAKIRIIHIFCHPATLTKNSKWYNIPDSTPVFKVVVGDEIDSESFIKEANGLPSLAARRLTRYLQIALSQKDRL; the protein is encoded by the coding sequence ATGAAAAAATTAAACAAATTGTATAGAGCTCTTGCTCAAGGATTTTGCTTCTTAACTTTTAGTTTTGGAGGAGCTATCCTAGGATATATTTATTTCCCTTTTATCAGTCTTTTTATTAAAGATGATCAATCTAGAGTAAAACATGCCCAACATATAATAAGTTATGTTTTTAGATTCTTTATTGGAATGGTGCATCATTTACGAGTAATACGATTTCAATTTGAAAATATCGAAAAGTTACAACAAGCTAAAGGTTGTATCCTAATAGCAAATCATCCTACTTTAATTGACTACGTTGCAATAGTGTCAAGACTTAAACTTTGTGATAATATTGTAAAACATAGCTTATGGCAGAATTTCTTTTTTAGGCATGTTATCGAAACAGCTGGGTATATCCCAAATTTAAACCCTGAACAAACTATTTCTGAATTAAATAACATTATTGCTCAAGGTAGAAACCTTCTGGTATTTCCAGAAGGTACGCGATCAAAACCAGGAAAACCTCTAGATTTTAAAAGAGGCGCATCTCAACTAGCAATTAGAACAAAAGCCAAAATAAGAATTATCCATATATTTTGCCACCCCGCAACTTTGACAAAAAATAGTAAATGGTATAACATTCCAGATTCAACCCCTGTTTTTAAGGTGGTTGTAGGAGATGAGATTGACTCTGAAAGCTTTATTAAGGAAGCCAATGGACTCCCTTCGCTAGCTGCACGAAGACTTACAAGATACTTACAGATAGCACTCTCCCAAAAAGATCGTTTATAA
- a CDS encoding NAD(P)/FAD-dependent oxidoreductase, which translates to MIDINLTAKVVIIGAGPSGSVAASLLAQKGYEVIIVEKEQFPRFSIGESLLPQSMTFFKQAGLLDEISKEECFQYKNGAVFSNSFKFTSVDFNEKFANGYSSTYQVKRGVFDKILADKVESSGVKVFYKTQVKDVLQNSKGIQLKVYNLETHKEYFIDAEFILDGSGFGRVLPRLLNLETPSEFPTRHAYFCHIRDNIKREDFDRNKIFIGIHPRQRDIWYWLIPFADGTASVGVVVPNDFFNDNNSTTTNEHVLKDFIQQMPYLDSILENAVFITNAQKITGYSSNVSRLYGDNYALLGNAAEFLDPVFSSGITIAVKSASLAVNVLDKRFRGEEVDWSEEFVKPLYVGINTFKEFVHAWYSGELQKIIFQSNINSSIKRMVISVLAGYAWDENNPFVNDSKRKLKLLSSLCSDI; encoded by the coding sequence ATGATTGATATTAATCTAACGGCCAAGGTCGTTATAATCGGAGCAGGACCTTCTGGAAGTGTTGCAGCGTCTTTGTTAGCACAAAAAGGGTATGAAGTAATAATTGTAGAAAAAGAACAGTTTCCTAGATTTTCAATTGGTGAAAGCTTACTGCCTCAATCAATGACATTTTTTAAGCAAGCTGGACTGCTTGATGAAATTAGCAAAGAAGAATGTTTTCAATATAAGAATGGAGCTGTTTTTAGTAACAGTTTTAAATTTACATCTGTAGATTTTAATGAGAAATTTGCGAATGGGTATTCGTCAACATATCAGGTTAAAAGAGGAGTTTTTGATAAGATTTTAGCAGATAAAGTTGAAAGTTCTGGTGTTAAGGTTTTTTATAAAACTCAGGTGAAAGATGTTTTACAGAATAGTAAAGGTATTCAGCTAAAGGTATATAACTTAGAGACCCATAAAGAATACTTTATAGATGCTGAATTTATATTAGATGGGAGTGGATTTGGCAGAGTATTGCCAAGGTTACTTAATTTAGAAACCCCTTCAGAGTTTCCTACTAGGCATGCTTATTTTTGCCATATTAGAGATAATATAAAAAGAGAGGATTTTGATAGAAATAAAATATTCATTGGGATTCATCCGAGGCAAAGAGATATTTGGTATTGGTTGATTCCCTTTGCTGATGGTACCGCATCAGTGGGTGTTGTAGTTCCTAATGATTTCTTTAATGATAATAACTCGACCACCACTAATGAGCACGTATTAAAAGATTTTATTCAACAGATGCCATACTTAGATAGTATTTTAGAAAACGCAGTGTTTATTACAAATGCTCAAAAAATAACAGGATACTCTTCTAATGTTTCTAGGTTATATGGGGATAATTACGCTCTTTTAGGTAATGCAGCAGAGTTTTTAGATCCTGTATTTTCCTCAGGTATTACTATAGCTGTTAAATCTGCTTCATTAGCTGTAAATGTTTTGGATAAGCGCTTTAGAGGAGAAGAAGTTGATTGGAGTGAGGAGTTTGTTAAACCTTTATATGTAGGTATTAATACGTTTAAAGAATTTGTCCATGCTTGGTATTCTGGAGAGCTCCAAAAAATTATTTTTCAAAGTAATATTAATTCAAGTATAAAACGGATGGTAATATCGGTATTAGCTGGATATGCTTGGGATGAAAATAACCCGTTTGTAAATGACAGTAAAAGAAAACTGAAGCTTTTATCTAGTTTATGCTCGGATATATAA
- a CDS encoding acyl carrier protein, giving the protein MSFSKEEIFIKLQDMLQELFEIDKGDISLESSLYEDLELDSIDAVDLIVQLQSITKRKFSPEEFKSVRTIKDVVDIISKVMESE; this is encoded by the coding sequence ATGAGTTTTTCTAAAGAAGAAATTTTTATTAAACTTCAAGATATGCTACAGGAATTATTTGAAATAGATAAGGGTGATATATCTCTAGAATCTAGCCTGTATGAAGACTTAGAACTAGATAGTATCGATGCTGTCGATCTAATAGTTCAGTTACAAAGTATTACTAAACGTAAATTCAGCCCTGAGGAATTTAAGTCTGTTAGAACAATAAAGGATGTAGTCGATATTATTTCAAAAGTTATGGAATCAGAGTAG
- a CDS encoding class I adenylate-forming enzyme family protein translates to MLKEVLSLFEQSPSRTVFIKNSSEISAKQFITDINSLANLWGNSLLNKQKIALAIDDVYFFCCAWIACNFLGKTTVMPPNNQQGTLNKLKTEYDIIIFDDDISFNTRSTKRFSIKNTDSIFFTSGSTREYKKYIKNTINLEKESFVLNKKINEFGLRKAQVYSTVSHQHLYGFSFFIIYPLLNKKIIHTTKLFIPENINRKLALDNVILITTPLIISHLRTRVDNIKNSLLISAASELKRDNASEFNEHYNIPILEIYGSTETGVIAYRQQLINSNWNAFKGVDILIRDNLLIVKSPFFKDPEQAMQDVVEIHPNNSFTLKGRIDRTVKIAGKRVSLSHMEEILIENPLIRDAACIKRESYREYIAVLVCLSENRKSILSHIQKQELVSKFKNYLKKYFSIETIPKQWRFINNIPTNTQGKHSLSVILKEFEA, encoded by the coding sequence ATGCTTAAAGAAGTATTAAGTTTATTTGAACAAAGTCCATCTAGGACAGTATTTATAAAAAACTCCTCTGAAATCTCAGCCAAACAGTTTATAACAGATATTAACTCTCTTGCTAATCTTTGGGGAAATTCACTTTTAAATAAACAAAAAATTGCTTTAGCTATAGATGATGTTTACTTTTTTTGTTGTGCTTGGATTGCATGCAACTTCCTCGGTAAAACTACAGTAATGCCTCCTAATAATCAGCAAGGAACTCTAAATAAGCTTAAAACAGAGTATGATATTATAATATTTGATGATGATATTAGCTTTAATACAAGGAGTACAAAAAGGTTTTCTATCAAAAATACCGACTCTATTTTTTTTACATCGGGATCAACAAGGGAATACAAAAAATACATCAAAAATACAATCAATCTAGAGAAAGAGAGTTTTGTTTTGAATAAAAAGATAAATGAGTTTGGCCTTAGAAAGGCTCAAGTTTACTCAACTGTCTCACATCAGCATCTTTATGGATTTAGCTTTTTTATAATTTATCCACTACTAAATAAAAAGATAATACACACAACAAAATTATTTATACCAGAAAATATCAATAGAAAACTAGCTCTGGACAACGTAATTCTTATAACAACACCTTTGATTATTTCTCATTTGCGCACAAGAGTTGATAATATTAAAAATAGTTTACTTATTTCAGCTGCTAGTGAATTAAAACGTGATAATGCTAGTGAATTCAATGAACACTATAATATTCCTATACTAGAAATCTATGGAAGTACAGAAACAGGAGTGATTGCTTATAGACAACAACTTATAAATAGCAATTGGAATGCTTTTAAAGGAGTTGATATACTTATAAGAGATAATTTACTCATTGTTAAATCACCTTTTTTCAAAGATCCTGAGCAAGCTATGCAAGACGTAGTAGAAATACATCCAAATAATAGCTTTACTCTTAAGGGTAGGATTGACAGAACTGTCAAGATAGCAGGCAAAAGAGTATCTTTATCTCATATGGAAGAAATTCTCATTGAAAATCCTTTAATTAGAGATGCTGCTTGTATTAAAAGAGAAAGCTATAGAGAATATATCGCAGTTTTAGTTTGTCTCTCTGAAAACAGAAAATCGATACTTAGTCATATACAAAAGCAAGAATTAGTCTCTAAGTTTAAAAACTATTTGAAAAAATATTTTAGTATAGAAACTATTCCTAAACAATGGAGGTTCATCAACAATATCCCAACAAACACCCAAGGTAAACATAGTCTAAGCGTTATACTTAAAGAATTTGAAGCATAA
- a CDS encoding beta-ketoacyl synthase chain length factor has product MKIYISSLLTLAPSLKDISTISHINNKLFLEKEIDINTSLIPTNIRRRCSRSSKIAISISLPQFNFQHIDAAVFASQHGELNNTINILKDISNNQILSPNSFSQSVHNTPSGLISAHKNLSIPFNSIAANKETFQMGLIDSITQLQDFNTVLLTVFDDNVPEIFNELNIKYNLAYGVSFIVSKKPISGSSQAIDLSINKKNISYNSIPPALIFASWLTKEVKETLILSKLTIQRN; this is encoded by the coding sequence ATGAAAATCTATATTAGCTCTTTACTCACTTTAGCACCAAGCTTAAAAGATATATCAACAATAAGCCATATCAACAATAAACTTTTTCTAGAAAAAGAAATTGATATAAATACGTCCTTAATTCCAACCAATATCAGAAGAAGGTGTAGCAGATCTAGTAAAATTGCCATATCAATATCACTACCTCAATTTAATTTTCAACATATTGACGCCGCTGTTTTTGCATCTCAGCACGGAGAACTCAATAATACTATAAACATACTCAAAGATATTTCTAATAACCAAATCCTTTCTCCAAATAGCTTTTCGCAATCTGTACATAATACGCCATCTGGACTCATCTCAGCTCATAAAAATCTCAGTATCCCTTTTAACTCAATTGCAGCTAATAAGGAAACCTTTCAAATGGGACTAATAGATTCCATTACACAGTTACAAGACTTCAATACTGTATTATTAACGGTCTTTGATGATAATGTTCCAGAAATCTTTAATGAATTAAACATAAAATACAACTTAGCTTATGGAGTCAGCTTTATTGTATCTAAAAAGCCAATTTCTGGTAGTAGTCAAGCTATCGACCTTTCTATAAATAAAAAAAATATTAGTTATAATAGTATCCCTCCTGCACTGATATTTGCAAGCTGGTTAACAAAAGAAGTAAAAGAAACTTTAATACTATCTAAGCTTACAATTCAAAGAAATTAA
- a CDS encoding excinuclease, whose amino-acid sequence MILLSTPMLNYASNDIYNMEIKNAMDSMPKKVKTQLGDFKFYFGKDSKPFEYTKGETIYTSNRSNGVLKSNLKACNWVFYSALIDLKKQAQAVNGKGVANIESNWKNNPTNNSKTFVCAEGLIMTGVALKGNIIR is encoded by the coding sequence GTGATCTTACTATCAACACCAATGTTAAACTATGCCAGTAATGATATTTATAATATGGAAATTAAAAATGCTATGGATTCTATGCCAAAAAAAGTAAAAACTCAACTTGGTGATTTTAAATTTTATTTTGGCAAAGATTCTAAACCTTTTGAATATACAAAAGGGGAAACAATATATACAAGTAACAGGTCAAATGGAGTCTTAAAAAGTAATTTAAAAGCTTGTAATTGGGTATTCTATTCTGCTCTTATTGACTTGAAGAAGCAAGCTCAAGCTGTTAACGGTAAAGGCGTAGCTAATATAGAATCTAATTGGAAAAACAACCCCACCAACAACTCAAAGACTTTTGTATGCGCTGAAGGACTAATAATGACTGGAGTAGCTCTTAAAGGCAATATAATAAGATAA
- a CDS encoding acyltransferase codes for MLYYFLLYKDARKSSFIYIQHLDKNICGFKLWLHSFKHFLAFGEMIIDKFAVWNGKITMKDINFSKQHRSNLNNAISSKKGGIIFTAHIGNLDVARALSKYDYQMKINALVFSKHAPKFNKLLTKVTSKYEIGMICVQEVSPELAINLYDRVQNGEFIVIAADRTSITKPEREVNSVFLGEKAAFPQGAFILASLLKCPAYFMLCPKKNDTFDLIFDNFSLDGITLNKKNRKADLEKYSQQYASLLELYCKLYSLQWFNFFDFWYSGEIR; via the coding sequence ATGCTTTATTATTTTTTACTCTATAAAGATGCTCGTAAAAGTTCTTTTATATATATCCAGCATTTAGATAAAAATATTTGTGGTTTTAAATTATGGCTTCACAGTTTCAAACATTTTCTAGCATTTGGAGAAATGATTATAGATAAGTTTGCTGTATGGAATGGTAAGATTACAATGAAAGATATAAATTTCTCCAAGCAACATAGAAGTAACTTAAATAATGCTATATCTTCAAAAAAAGGCGGCATTATTTTTACTGCTCATATAGGTAATCTAGATGTGGCAAGAGCTCTTTCTAAGTATGACTATCAAATGAAAATAAATGCTCTTGTTTTTAGTAAACATGCTCCAAAGTTTAATAAGCTGTTAACCAAAGTGACTTCTAAATATGAGATAGGAATGATCTGTGTACAAGAAGTTTCACCAGAATTAGCTATAAACTTATATGATCGTGTACAAAATGGTGAGTTTATTGTCATAGCTGCTGATAGAACTTCTATAACAAAACCCGAAAGAGAGGTTAATTCAGTTTTCCTAGGAGAGAAAGCTGCTTTTCCTCAAGGAGCTTTTATTCTAGCCTCTCTTTTAAAGTGCCCTGCTTATTTTATGCTTTGCCCTAAAAAAAATGACACTTTTGACCTAATTTTTGATAATTTTAGTCTAGATGGTATAACTCTGAATAAAAAGAATAGGAAAGCCGATCTAGAAAAATATTCTCAACAATATGCAAGTTTACTTGAGTTATACTGTAAACTATATAGTCTGCAGTGGTTCAATTTTTTTGATTTTTGGTATAGTGGAGAGATCAGATGA
- a CDS encoding hydroxymyristoyl-ACP dehydratase: MIKNYFEIKNIKIDNDHSAVISSYVSKECDFFRGHFDNYPILPGIAQLELIINLANHVFKLDRFSVSEIPQTKFKMAILPDSQITIKLINNNNCISFEILLNNEQASLGKINYG; this comes from the coding sequence ATGATAAAAAATTACTTCGAAATCAAAAATATAAAGATAGATAATGATCATAGTGCTGTAATATCCTCTTATGTCTCCAAAGAGTGTGATTTTTTTAGAGGTCATTTTGACAATTATCCAATACTTCCAGGAATAGCTCAACTAGAGCTTATTATAAACCTAGCAAATCACGTTTTTAAGCTTGATAGGTTTTCTGTTTCAGAAATTCCTCAAACTAAATTTAAAATGGCCATATTGCCTGATAGCCAAATAACAATCAAGTTAATCAATAATAACAACTGTATTTCTTTTGAAATCTTATTAAATAATGAGCAAGCATCTTTAGGTAAAATAAATTATGGCTGA
- a CDS encoding phosphopantetheine-binding protein yields MEEEIKKMIIEVLNLEDITPDEIDANEALFDGGLGLDSIDGLEIGVYLKKCYNISLDVADENIKKHFRSVASLAKFVEKNKS; encoded by the coding sequence ATGGAAGAAGAAATAAAAAAAATGATTATAGAAGTTCTAAATTTAGAGGATATAACTCCAGATGAAATTGATGCCAATGAGGCTCTTTTTGATGGTGGATTAGGCCTTGACTCTATAGATGGTTTAGAAATTGGTGTTTATTTAAAAAAATGTTACAATATAAGCCTTGATGTAGCAGATGAGAATATTAAAAAACATTTTAGGTCCGTCGCATCTCTAGCAAAGTTTGTAGAAAAAAATAAATCTTAA